The proteins below are encoded in one region of Podarcis raffonei isolate rPodRaf1 chromosome 8, rPodRaf1.pri, whole genome shotgun sequence:
- the TMEM208 gene encoding transmembrane protein 208, with amino-acid sequence MAPKGKVGTKGKKQIFEENKDTLKFYLRIILGANAIYGIVNFVVFYATATAWSWIAFVFSLMIYGASYRSMSSMAKPSFADDGSLADGGIDLNMEQGMAEHLKDVILLTAIIQVLSCFSLYVWYFWLLAPGRALYLLWVNILGPWLTADSSAANQEPNEKKQRRQERRQMKRF; translated from the exons ATGGCG CCAAAGGGAAAGGTGGGAACCAAAGGTAAAAAGCAGATATTTGAAGAAAACAAGGATACCCTCAAGTTCTATCTGCGGATCATCTTGGGAGCTAAT GCAATTTATGGAATTGTTAACTTTGTGGTCTTCTATGCAACAGCCACTGCCTGGAGTTGg ATTGCATTTGTGTTCAGTTTGATGATCTACGGGGCCAGTTACCGCTCAATGAGCTCCATGGCAAAGCCTTCTTTTGCGGATGACGGCAGCCTTGCGGATGGTGGAATTGACCTGAATATGGAGCAGGGGATGGCAGA GCATCTGAAGGATGTGATCTTGCTTACAGCCATAATCCAAGTCCTCAGCTGTTTTTCCCTCTATGTGTGGTACTTCTGGCTCTTG gctCCGGGTCGAGCACTCTATCTCCTCTGGGTTAACATCCTGGGGCCTTGGCTCACTGCAGATTCTTCAGCCGCCAACCAGGAGCCCAACGAAAAGAAGCAGCGTCGGCAGGAACGCCGTCAGATGAAGCGTTTTTAG